The DNA region GGGGCGACGAGCCGCATCGGCTTGGCGGCGAGGATCTGGAGCGGGCGGCCGAGCGGCACCACCGCCCGCTTCAGCTCCAGGAGCTCGCGCTTGAGCTGGTAGATCCGGCCCGGGTCGGTCCCGCGGGCACCTTCGGGCGCGAACACCTCCGCCTCGACCTGGTCGATGTCGGCCTGCACCGAGTCCGCCACCACCAGATAGTCGTCCACGACCTGGTCCGCGATGGCGTGCAGGACCGCCGCCGGGCCCTGTGCCAGCTGGTCGGGCGTCCCCTCGAGCTGCTCGCGCAGCGGGCCCAGCGAGCCGTGCCTGCCGTGCCGCACGGTGATCACGAACTCCTTGCCGACGAAGACCATGATCTCGCCGGTGTCCACCACCACGCTGGTCGCGGTCAGCTCGGCGTGCTCCACGTAACAGACCGTCTTGAACACGGCGAACAGCGTCTGGCCATAGCGCTCGACCTTCGGCCGCTGGTGGGCGTGGACCGCGTCCTCGACCGCCAGCGGGTGCAGGTCGAAGAGCTCGGCGATGCCCGCGAACTCCCGCTCCGTCGGCTCGTGGAGCCCCAGCCAGACGAAGCCGTCGTCGTGCTTGCGGACGTGTCCCACGGCCTCGACGAGATCGCCGTCGCGCTCCAGGGTCTGGCGCACCCCCTTGCGATAGGTCACGCACTTCACCACCGACGAGCCCAGCGGGGAACGGGCGGGGTGGCTCAGGTCGACGCGAGGGCCGCGTCGGGTCAGTCCCGCGACCTTGCGCAGGCCGCGGACGCTCCGCAGACTCCCGACCCTGCGGAGGCTTCCGACCTTCCGCAGGTTGCCCGACATCGACATGTGCAGCTCCTCGTGCTGGACTTGATGGGCAAGTCTGCCAGTCCGGTCCGACACCACGGCGAGGCCTGTGGGAACGGAATACTCCGCTCCGGAACTGTAATGATCGCCACATGACGCGAACCGACGGACATCTCCTCGACGGCAGGACCGGCGAGTCGGCGACCTGCTCCAGCGCCTTCGCCGCCCTCTTCGACCCCACCACCTTCCGGCACATCGAACGGCTGGGCATCGGGCCCGGCTGGCGCTGCTGGGAGGTCGGTGCCGGCGGCACGTCCGTCGTGTCCTGGCTCGCCAAGCGGGTCGGCCCCACCGGCCGGGTGCTCGCCACCGCCACGGACCCGGCGCCGCTGACGTCGGCCGCGCGCCCGCCCGTACAGGTGCGTACCCACGACGTGGCCGCAGACGCGCCGCCCGCCGAGGCGTTCGACCTGGTGCACGCCCGCCTAGTGCTCACCCACGTGCCGGACCGCGAGCGGGCGCTGCACTCCATGATCAAGGCGCTGCGCCCCGGCGGCCGGCTCCTGATCGAGGAGTCCGACCCCGCCCTGCAGCCCCTCGCCTGCCCCGACGAGCACGGCCCCGAGGAGGAGGCGGCGAACCGGCTGCGCGGGGGTGTGCGCTCCCTGCTCGCCGACCGCGGCGCCGACCTCGCGTTCGGGCGGGTGCTGCCGCGGCTGCTGCGCGCGGCGGGACTGCGGCAGGTGGAGGCCGACGCGTACTTCCCGCTCGTCTCCCCGGCGTGCGCGGCCCTGGAGTCCGCCACCGTCGAGCAGGTCCGCACCGACCTGGTCGCCGCGGGCCTCGCCTCGCACGACGACATCGAGCGGCACCTCGCCCATGTCGCCGACCGCGTCGTC from Streptomyces flavofungini includes:
- a CDS encoding magnesium and cobalt transport protein CorA, translated to MSMSGNLRKVGSLRRVGSLRSVRGLRKVAGLTRRGPRVDLSHPARSPLGSSVVKCVTYRKGVRQTLERDGDLVEAVGHVRKHDDGFVWLGLHEPTEREFAGIAELFDLHPLAVEDAVHAHQRPKVERYGQTLFAVFKTVCYVEHAELTATSVVVDTGEIMVFVGKEFVITVRHGRHGSLGPLREQLEGTPDQLAQGPAAVLHAIADQVVDDYLVVADSVQADIDQVEAEVFAPEGARGTDPGRIYQLKRELLELKRAVVPLGRPLQILAAKPMRLVAPEIQAYFRDVDDHLKRVTEQIAAFDELLNSILQAHLAQVTVAQNEDMRKITAWAAIVAVPTMVCGVYGMNFDHMPELRWQYGYGLVMGVIATACVLLYRGFRRSGWL
- a CDS encoding methyltransferase domain-containing protein — its product is MTRTDGHLLDGRTGESATCSSAFAALFDPTTFRHIERLGIGPGWRCWEVGAGGTSVVSWLAKRVGPTGRVLATATDPAPLTSAARPPVQVRTHDVAADAPPAEAFDLVHARLVLTHVPDRERALHSMIKALRPGGRLLIEESDPALQPLACPDEHGPEEEAANRLRGGVRSLLADRGADLAFGRVLPRLLRAAGLRQVEADAYFPLVSPACAALESATVEQVRTDLVAAGLASHDDIERHLAHVADRVVVPATAPLVSAWARKA